A genome region from Sebastes umbrosus isolate fSebUmb1 chromosome 22, fSebUmb1.pri, whole genome shotgun sequence includes the following:
- the LOC119482035 gene encoding ubiquitin carboxyl-terminal hydrolase 26-like produces MNRFRNGQTKKSSSTAASKYYGLSNQGATCYLNSVLQVLFMTEDFREAVKRHTCETCGPKCIDRHLASLFDDLKRHKEYTYKITKKLGIDNVYEQRDAAEYFEKILGLTSPEASQIFHGQSTHKTKCSACCEETEAGGAFWYLPLALVDSNSEDYSVVDGIKEYFRTSDFSGENQMYCDKCDAKTDATIKCVIKHHPEVLMLLLKRF; encoded by the exons ATGAATCGATTTAGAAATGGTCAAACCAAAAAGTCGTCCTCCACAG CAGCCAGTAAGTACTATGGCTTGTCAAACCAAGGAGCAACATGCTACCTGAACAGTGTGCTGCAGGTGCTGTTCATGACCGAAGACTTCAGAGAGGCTGTGAAAAG GCACACCTGTGAAACCTGTGGCCCTAAGTGTATTGATCGACATCTTGCATCCTTGTTTGATGACTTAAAACGACATAAGGAATACACCTATAAAATCACCAAGAAGCTGGGCATCGACAATG TGTATGAACAGCGTGATGCTGCTGAGTACTTTGAGAAGATTTTAGGTCTGACCAGTCCTGAGGCATCACAG ATATTCCACGGACAGTCGACACACAAGACCAAATGTTCTGCATGTTGTGAAGAGACCGAAGCCGGCGGGGCATTTTGGTATCTTCCTCTTGCATTGGTTGATTCTAATAGTGAAGACTATAGCGTG GTGGATGGTATTAAGGAGTATTTCAGAACTTCAGATTTCAGCGGAGAAAACCAGATGTACTGTGACAAGTGTGATGCCAAAACTGATGCAACTATT aaatGTGTAATAAAGCATCATCCAGAGgttttgatgctgctgctgaagaggTTTTAG